In Danaus plexippus chromosome 19, MEX_DaPlex, whole genome shotgun sequence, the following are encoded in one genomic region:
- the LOC116768031 gene encoding programmed cell death protein 7-like, producing MSYNRFYTNYQGGNVAFHDFRYPPPVHPVAFTKEISDEEFIKNFESFIPQAPARKKFSASKIYPIKEKLISLVSLYNDIQEEEKKLSESVTELTDNEWQSAFDSIMNKKNGIKDHISALYSSQLDLGKKLIAKRLAKRLRLKRLKEERKKEKEEIKRELAEKSRKIDENLQKIQDDIQRAKQAEEDKLQADAVLRETLRKKLDARRSIMKLEALIKLRQARLNTAKGMGKTVSEAETTQFLDNIDKLRKLWEYKAIMYQKEEKDLRDKLEQNSRQNINVCKSDVADNIMKWKVAMFGEDVQPQVDFNGNVDWFIAVRSSWDRYIDSGPDASSVPMGWLTAS from the exons ATGTCTTATAATCGCTTTTACACAAATTACCAAGGGGGCAATGTTGCATTCCATGACTTCCGATACCCTCCACCAGTTCACCCCGTGGCCTTCACCAAAGAAATATCTGATGAGGAGTTTATCAAGAATTTTGAATCATTCATTCCACAAGCTCCagcaagaaaaaaattctcagcttctaaaatatatccaataaaagaaaaattgatATCATTAGTTTCTTTGTACAACGACATTCAGGAAGAAGAGAAGAAGTTGTCAGAAAGTGTAACAGAACTGACCGACAATGAATGGCAGTCGGCATTTGATAgcataatgaataaaaagaatGGAATTAAAGACCACATTAGTGCATTATACAGCTCTCAGCTTGATCTAGGAAAGAAACTCATAGCCAAGAGATTAGCAAAACGGCTTCGCTTAAAGAGACTCaaagaagaaagaaaaaagGAGAAGGAAGAAATAAAGAGAGAATTAGCAGAGAAATCTAGAAAGATCGATGAGAACTTACAGAAGATTCAAGATGACATCCAGAGAGCAAAACAA GCTGAAGAAGATAAATTGCAGGCTGACGCAGTGTTACGAGAAACACTGAGGAAGAAACTGGATGCTAGGAGAAGTATTATGAAGTTGGAAGCTCTCATTAAACTGAGACAGGCGAGACTCAACACTGCCAAGGGAATGGGAAAAACTGTCTCGGAAGCCGAAACAACACAGTTCCTGGACAATATCG ATAAACTCAGGAAATTGTGGGAATATAAAGCTATAATGTATCAAAAAGAAGAGAAAGATCTGCGAGACAAGTTGGAACAGAACAGTAGACAGAATATTAATGTGTGTAAATCAGATGTCGCGGACAATATAATGAAGTGGAAGGTGGCTATGTTCGGTGAGGATGTGCAACCGCAAGTGGATTTCAACGGGAATGTTGATTGGTTCATAGCTGTTAG GTCGTCATGGGATCGCTACATTGACTCTGGCCCCGATGCCAGCTCAGTGCCGATGGGCTGGCTCACAGCTTCATAA
- the LOC116768033 gene encoding DDB1- and CUL4-associated factor 12 homolog — MAQTVRRAIEGRYPSCYIPSRIKERRAKARALRLEQQRKPDKPEDFVCYSDSDSEEETPAQQHRILSTSYNFVDYVRSREIQAPEPRTVEPSYATRHMLTHDMFRETPVNLGNMNKVFCSQWLSDRQVVFGTKCNKLMVYDVRSRSLDAIPTLRPRAPWPGAEHQTGIHALQINPSRTLLATGARNSCELAIYSLPTLDPVCVGEAHKDWILDMCWLDDEFLVTGSRDSRLALWRAPPSPLARPGPAAHQHYVAPVAVRECRAGQKVRALTFNAKWREIAALTLNGYIHVFSAHSFRQTLSRKLPSCQDLVCLATQESGIYAIGCKSYTLLLDCRTLQSVKKITSRYNGCGIRSASFRGDMLTIGTGLGLLMFYDLRAGKYLESNIHSSKIVTLKASRGYVFPDEEADGFNQGKYVPAIYTHCYDDSGTRIFTAGGPLPAPLVGNYAGLWQ; from the exons atggcGCAGACTGTGCGACGCGCCATCGAAGGGAGGTATCCCTCGTGTTATATACCTAGTAGAATAAAGGAAAGAAGAGCCAAGGCGAGAGCCCTGAG ACTGGAACAACAACGTAAGCCAGACAAGCCGGAGGACTTCGTGTGTTACTCGGACAGTGATTCTGAAGAGGAGACTCCCGCCCAGCAGCACAGGATTCTGTCCACGTCATACAACTTCGTGGACTATGTTCGGTCACGGGAGATACAGGCGCCCGAG CCTCGCACTGTTGAACCGTCGTACGCCACCCGCCACATGCTCACACACGACATGTTCCGCGAGACGCCCGTCAACCTCGGCAACATGAACAAGGTGTTCTGTTCACAGTGGCTCTCCGACAGGCAGGTCGTGTTCGGCACCAAGTGTAACAAG CTGATGGTGTATGACGTCCGCTCGCGGTCCCTGGACGCGATCCCCACTCTGAGGCCGAGGGCTCCCTGGCCGGGGGCGGAGCACCAGACAGGCATACACGCGCTCCAGATCAACCCCTCCCG TACTCTGCTAGCGACGGGAGCCCGGAACTCGTGCGAGCTGGCCATCTACAGCCTGCCGACCCTCGACCCCGTGTGTGTAGGGGAAGCTCACAAAGACTGG ATCCTGGACATGTGTTGGCTGGACGACGAGTTCCTGGTGACGGGTTCCCGGGACTCGCGCCTGGCTCTGTGGCGCGCACCGCCCAGCCCGCTCGCCCGCCCAGGGCCCGCCGCCCATCAACACTACGTAGCGCCGGTCGCCGTCAGAGAGTGCCGCGCTG GTCAGAAGGTCCGCGCGTTGACCTTCAACGCCAAGTGGCGTGAGATCGCCGCCCTCACCCTGAACGGCTACATCCACGTGTTCAGCGCGCACTCCTTCCGGCAGACGCTCTCACGGAAACTGCCCTCGTGCCAGGACCTGGTGTGTCTCGCTACACAG GAAAGCGGCATCTACGCGATCGGCTGCAAGTCCTACACCCTGCTGCTAGACTGCCGCACGCTGCAGTCCGTCAAGAAGATAACCTCGAGGTACAACGGCTGCGGCATCCGCTCCGCGAGCTTCAGGGGCGATATGCTCACTATAGGAACAGGCCTCG GTCTTCTGATGTTCTACGACCTGCGAGCCGGGAAATATCTGGAAAGCAACATTCACTCGTCGAAAATCGTCACCCTCAAAGCGTCCAGGGGCTACGTG TTCCCGGACGAGGAAGCGGATGGTTTCAACCAAGGCAAGTACGTGCCAGCGATATACACTCACTGCTACGACGACTCGGGCACGCGCATCTTCACGGCGGGCGGGCCGCTGCCGGCGCCGCTCGTCGGGAACTACGCCGGCCTCTGGCAGTAG
- the LOC116768032 gene encoding tubulin-specific chaperone A yields MADPRIRQIKIKTGVVKRIAKEKVVYEKEAEQQKNRIEKLKAEGQDEHTIRKQEEVLQESLMMVPDCQRRLAKAFADLKSTLETEQDLKESEDYAAAEQVLKDAECQLSTT; encoded by the exons ATGGCAGATCCTCGAATTCGtcaaataaagattaaaacgGGTGTCGTAAAGAGGATTGCTAAAGAAAAAGTAGTTTACGAGAAGGAGGCCGAGCAACAAAAGAATAGAATAGAGAAGTTAAAAGCTGAAGGACAAGACGAGCATACCATAAGAAAACAAGAGGAGGTTTTACAGGAGTCGCTTATGATGGTCCCTGACTGCCAGAGAAG ACTGGCGAAAGCATTTGCGGATCTAAAAAGCACTCTCGAAACAGAACAAGATCTAAAAGAAAGCGAAGATTACGCAGCCGCTGAGCAAGTATTAAAGGACGCGGAGTGCCAACTCTCCACAACATAA